One part of the Lotus japonicus ecotype B-129 chromosome 2, LjGifu_v1.2 genome encodes these proteins:
- the LOC130735282 gene encoding uncharacterized protein LOC130735282, translating to MNDYSLQRNALEACEEMIASINLANQKEPNVFPKSRRVEALSNMPMRNFKMHFSQQGESSDSKAKAELLQIMLNKELHAEEFANQVALSPPYFCGSPPIRTANPIVRDARFGDEKNTPISAILSPTGLSSPSSASVNRGCVRVSLGPKPAVVRVEGFDCPNKDRENSGISPVA from the exons ATGAACGATTATAGTCTTCAGCGGAACGCCTTGGAAGCCTGTGAAGAGATGATAGCCTCTATTAACCTTGCTAATCAGAAAGAGCCTAACGTTTTCCCTAAGTCACGCCGAGTTGAGGCTTTATCTAACATGCCTATGAGGAACTTCAAGATGCATTTCAG TCAACAAGGCGAGTCTTCTGATTCAAAAGCTAAGGCAGAGCTATTACAAATTATGTTAAATAAG GAGCTTCATGCGGAAGAGTTTGCTAATCAAGTAGCCTTATCTCCTCCATATTTTTGTGGGTCTCCTCCGATCCGGACTGCTAATCCCATTGTCCGGGATGCTCGATTTGGAGATGAGAAAAACACCCCTATATCAGCAATTTTATCACCAACAGGTTTATCATCTCCATCTTCGGCATCCGTCAATAGAGGATGTGTTAGGGTGAGTCTTGGACCTAAACCAGCGGTGGTTAGAGTAGAAGGATTTGATTGTCCCAACAAAGATCGCGAGAATTCAGGGATCTCACCTGTTGCTTAA